A portion of the Micromonospora tarapacensis genome contains these proteins:
- a CDS encoding deoxyguanosinetriphosphate triphosphohydrolase family protein — protein sequence MEPPVDPRARRLFGGSARALGDLATSPFRADRDRIVSSPFFARLGGVTQVVSPGGSGLLVHNRLTHSLKVAQVARAIAERLTADGWQRDLVEKLGGCDPDVVEAAALAHDLGHPPFGHLGERVLDRLARHRLGLADGFEGNAQSYRIVTSTEIRGAATTGLDLTAAVRAAMLKYPWTRLDHPDPHPRLMDPPPRGATPPPDDPDSGSAKFGAYRTELDDLRQARAPFAGRIADWQQTVEASVMDTADDIAYAIHDVEDFYRVGVLQQGAVAAELMAWQREGTHLRAITDAALNTSARRPGSSIERLRRQLHHKDGWVATDDAFAAAVEHVREELVEGLLAVPFDGSIEAEQYVARFSARWTTRFVDSITVVEQPAVRSGHVLLAPAQWHEVQVLKFVHHRFVLARPDLALHQRGQARLLSTLVEALLEWLLDPEEESRLPRRLHDLVELAEAELHPRTPDRLGKARGRAIVDFVAQLTDGQAVAMLDSLSGRGGALWTDAFVL from the coding sequence ATGGAACCACCTGTGGACCCCCGGGCGCGCCGTCTCTTCGGCGGCAGCGCGCGGGCCCTCGGCGACCTGGCGACCAGCCCGTTCCGGGCCGACCGGGACCGCATCGTCTCCTCGCCGTTCTTCGCCCGGCTCGGCGGCGTCACCCAGGTGGTCAGCCCGGGCGGGTCCGGGCTGCTGGTGCACAACCGGCTGACCCACAGCCTGAAGGTGGCTCAGGTGGCCCGGGCGATCGCGGAGCGGCTCACCGCCGACGGGTGGCAGCGCGACCTGGTGGAGAAGCTGGGCGGCTGCGACCCGGACGTGGTGGAGGCCGCCGCGCTCGCCCACGACCTCGGCCACCCGCCCTTCGGTCACCTGGGGGAGCGGGTGCTGGACCGGTTGGCCCGCCACCGGCTCGGCCTGGCCGACGGGTTCGAGGGCAACGCGCAGTCGTACCGCATCGTCACCTCGACCGAGATCCGCGGCGCGGCGACCACCGGCCTGGACCTGACCGCGGCGGTGCGGGCGGCGATGCTGAAGTATCCGTGGACCCGGCTCGATCACCCCGACCCGCATCCGCGCCTGATGGATCCGCCGCCGCGCGGGGCGACCCCGCCGCCGGACGACCCGGACAGCGGCTCGGCGAAGTTCGGGGCGTACCGCACCGAGCTGGACGACCTGCGGCAGGCCCGGGCGCCGTTCGCCGGCCGGATCGCCGACTGGCAGCAGACCGTCGAGGCGTCGGTGATGGACACCGCCGACGACATCGCCTACGCCATCCACGACGTCGAGGACTTCTACCGGGTCGGTGTGCTCCAGCAGGGCGCGGTGGCGGCCGAGCTGATGGCGTGGCAGCGCGAGGGGACTCACCTGCGGGCCATCACCGACGCGGCCCTGAACACCTCGGCCCGCCGGCCCGGCTCGTCCATCGAGCGGCTGCGCCGCCAGCTGCACCACAAGGACGGCTGGGTCGCCACCGACGACGCGTTCGCCGCCGCGGTCGAGCACGTCCGGGAGGAGTTGGTCGAGGGCCTGCTCGCCGTGCCGTTCGACGGCTCGATCGAGGCGGAGCAGTACGTGGCGCGCTTCTCCGCCCGGTGGACCACCCGCTTCGTCGACTCGATCACCGTTGTCGAGCAGCCGGCGGTGCGCTCCGGGCACGTGCTGCTGGCCCCGGCACAGTGGCACGAGGTGCAGGTGCTCAAGTTCGTCCACCACCGGTTCGTGCTGGCCCGTCCCGACCTGGCGCTGCACCAGCGCGGTCAGGCCCGGCTGCTGAGCACCCTCGTCGAGGCGTTGCTGGAGTGGCTGCTCGACCCGGAGGAGGAGTCCCGGCTGCCGCGGCGGCTGCACGACCTGGTGGAGCTGGCCGAGGCGGAGCTGCACCCGCGCACCCCGGACCGGCTCGGCAAGGCCCGCGGCCGGGCCATCGTGGACTTCGTGGCTCAGCTGACCGACGGGCAGGCCGTGGCCATGCTGGACTCGCTGTCCGGCCGCGGCGGCGCCCTCTGGACCGACGCCTTCGTGCTCTGA
- a CDS encoding Tex family protein — protein MTLSVHQRIAEELGVAERQVHAAVELLDGGATVPFIARYRKEATGLLDDTQLRALEERLRYLRELDERRAAVLESIRSQGKLDEALEAQILAADSKSRLEDIYLPYKPKRRTRAQIAREAGLAPLADALLSDPAQDPKATAASFVDADRGVADAAAALDGARAILIERFAEDADLIGTLREQMWSRGRLVSRVREGQESAGAKFSDYFDFAEPYPRLPSHRILAMFRGEKEGVLDLTMDPEAEGDSDAPVTGPTRYEAVIAGRFGVSDAGRPGDRWLADTVRWAWRTRILIHLGADLRMRLWQAAEEEAVRVFATNLRDLLLAAPAGARPTMGLDPGLRTGVKVAVVDATGKVVATDTIYPHEPRRQWDASIETLARLAAAHRVELVAIGNGTASRETDKLAGDLIKRFPQLELTKVMVSEAGASVYSASAYAAQELPGMDVSLRGAVSIARRLQDPLAELVKIEPRSIGVGQYQHDLSEVKLSRSLDAVVEDCVNGVGVDVNTASAPLLTRVSGIGAGLAENIVLHRDANGPFRTRADLRKVPRLGPKAFEQCAGFLRIPDGNDPLDSSSVHPEAYPVVRRILTSTGQDLRSLIGRSTILRGLRATDFVDDTFGLPTVTDILAELEKPGRDPRPEFRTATFVEGVEKIGDLTPGMVLEGVVTNVAAFGAFVDVGVHQDGLVHVSAMSRTFVKDPREVVKSGDVVKVKVLDVDVPRKRISLTLRLDDEAEPGTGRGSRGGAERGGTGRQGRGPGGQGRGGAEPQGRGGLAGQGRGGKGGGGQGRGAGQGRGGGSAPADGAMADALRRAGLL, from the coding sequence GTGACCCTCTCTGTTCATCAGCGCATCGCCGAGGAACTCGGCGTCGCCGAGCGCCAGGTACACGCGGCCGTGGAGCTGCTCGACGGCGGCGCCACCGTGCCGTTCATCGCGCGCTACCGCAAGGAGGCCACCGGGCTGCTCGACGACACCCAGCTGCGCGCCCTGGAGGAGCGGCTGCGCTACCTGCGCGAGCTGGACGAGCGGCGGGCCGCGGTGCTGGAGTCGATCCGCTCCCAGGGCAAGCTGGACGAGGCCCTGGAGGCGCAGATCCTGGCGGCGGACTCCAAGTCCCGCCTGGAGGACATCTACCTGCCGTACAAGCCGAAGCGGCGGACCCGCGCCCAGATCGCCCGCGAGGCCGGCCTGGCACCCCTCGCCGACGCGCTGCTCAGCGATCCGGCGCAGGATCCGAAGGCGACGGCGGCCTCTTTCGTCGACGCCGACAGGGGCGTGGCCGACGCCGCCGCCGCGCTGGACGGCGCGCGGGCCATCCTCATCGAGCGGTTCGCCGAGGACGCCGACCTGATCGGCACGCTGCGCGAGCAGATGTGGTCGCGGGGCCGGCTCGTGTCCCGGGTACGCGAGGGACAGGAGAGCGCCGGGGCGAAGTTCTCCGACTACTTCGACTTCGCCGAGCCGTACCCGAGGCTGCCCTCGCACCGCATCCTGGCGATGTTCCGCGGCGAGAAGGAGGGCGTGCTCGACCTGACCATGGACCCGGAGGCCGAGGGCGACTCCGATGCCCCGGTCACCGGCCCCACCCGCTACGAGGCCGTGATCGCCGGCCGCTTCGGGGTCAGCGACGCCGGCCGGCCCGGCGACCGCTGGCTCGCCGACACGGTGCGCTGGGCGTGGCGTACCCGCATCCTCATCCACCTCGGGGCGGACCTGCGGATGCGGCTGTGGCAGGCCGCCGAGGAGGAGGCCGTCCGGGTCTTCGCCACCAACCTGCGTGACCTGCTGCTCGCCGCGCCGGCCGGCGCCCGGCCCACCATGGGGCTGGACCCGGGACTGCGTACCGGGGTGAAGGTGGCCGTGGTGGACGCCACCGGCAAGGTCGTCGCCACCGACACCATCTACCCGCACGAGCCACGCCGGCAGTGGGACGCCTCGATCGAGACCCTCGCCCGACTCGCCGCCGCGCACCGGGTGGAGCTGGTGGCGATCGGCAACGGGACGGCCAGCCGGGAGACCGACAAGCTCGCCGGTGACCTGATCAAGCGCTTCCCGCAGCTGGAACTGACCAAGGTGATGGTCTCCGAGGCCGGCGCCTCGGTCTACTCCGCCTCGGCGTACGCGGCGCAGGAACTGCCCGGCATGGACGTGTCGCTGCGGGGCGCGGTCTCCATCGCCCGCCGCCTCCAGGACCCGCTCGCCGAGCTGGTGAAGATCGAGCCGCGCTCCATCGGCGTCGGGCAGTACCAGCACGACCTCTCCGAGGTGAAACTCTCCCGGTCGCTGGACGCGGTCGTGGAGGACTGCGTCAACGGCGTCGGGGTGGACGTCAACACCGCGTCGGCCCCGCTGCTGACCCGGGTCTCCGGCATCGGCGCCGGCCTGGCGGAGAACATCGTGCTGCACCGGGACGCCAACGGGCCGTTCCGCACCCGGGCCGACCTGCGCAAGGTGCCCCGGCTCGGCCCGAAGGCGTTCGAGCAGTGCGCGGGCTTCCTGCGCATCCCCGACGGCAACGACCCGCTGGACTCCTCCAGCGTGCACCCGGAGGCGTACCCGGTGGTGCGCCGGATCCTCACCAGCACCGGCCAGGACCTGCGGTCGCTGATCGGACGCAGCACGATCCTGCGTGGTCTGCGCGCGACCGACTTCGTCGACGACACGTTCGGCCTGCCCACCGTCACCGACATCCTCGCCGAGCTGGAGAAGCCGGGCCGCGACCCGCGCCCGGAGTTCCGGACGGCGACCTTCGTCGAGGGCGTCGAGAAGATCGGCGACCTCACCCCCGGCATGGTCCTGGAGGGTGTGGTCACGAACGTCGCCGCGTTCGGCGCGTTCGTGGACGTCGGGGTGCACCAGGATGGCCTGGTGCACGTGTCGGCGATGTCGCGCACCTTCGTCAAGGACCCCCGCGAGGTGGTGAAGTCCGGCGACGTGGTGAAGGTCAAGGTGCTGGACGTGGACGTGCCGCGCAAGCGGATCTCGCTGACCCTGCGCCTGGACGACGAGGCGGAGCCGGGCACCGGGCGGGGCAGCCGGGGCGGCGCCGAGCGGGGCGGCACCGGGCGGCAAGGTCGCGGGCCGGGCGGGCAGGGCCGGGGCGGCGCCGAGCCGCAGGGCCGGGGCGGGCTGGCGGGGCAGGGCCGGGGCGGGAAGGGCGGAGGCGGGCAGGGCAGGGGCGCCGGGCAGGGGCGGGGCGGTGGTTCCGCTCCCGCGGACGGCGCGATGGCCGACGCGCTGCGCCGGGCCGGGCTGCTCTGA